A single genomic interval of Rosistilla ulvae harbors:
- a CDS encoding DEAD/DEAH box helicase produces the protein MQESPIDRDQLAVEYLELLPYEPYPVQEEALLAWFSEPQGVLVAAPTGTGKTLIAEAAVYEALKTGKQMYYTTPLIALTDQKLVELQETVVRWGYPAESVGLVTGNRRVNPDAPILVVVAEILLNRLLNREAFDFADVTSVVMDEFHSFNDSQRGIVWELTLGMLPEHVRTLLLSATVGNSVEFVSWLYRSHNRRLRLVQGTERKIPLQYWWVDDQLIGEFAEKITEGSPEVRRTPALIFCFNRDHCWLTAEQLKGKGLVDAAQKTELANILNAEDLSEGAGPKMKQILMRGVGIHHAGILPRYRRLVESLFQKKLLSVCVCTETLSAGINLPARSVVLPSLLKGPKGKKKVVEPSSAHQIFGRAGRPQFDTEGHVFALAHEDDVKILRWKEKYDQIPEDTKDPGLMKAKKQLKKKMPKRRQDEAYWNLTQFEQLQNAAPAKLASRGQMPWRLMAYLLGHSSDIQPLRDFVGRRLMNDKELKNAQTQLNRMLVVLWSAKYIELDPKPAYASADASPKKQASDKQSGEKPEAPKPQGLFGEILQQMESEPKPEPDAKPATTDDDAPDEAAIARGYDYENYKPLTATPTPTLELLVRLRSIHPLYGVYMADHMLKADTNEKLLALESVLDIPGNVARSVRVPGKDELPPGPLATEVLDPRLLKLGLATAEELGVGGDDEEEDAGPRGRKYYDEPPVRVLTLGDKLYRMFHSDVPGVHDVRVNPVWIAGEVLEYGDFNKYILAKKLQKQEGILFRHLLRLIMLIDEMAEIPPLGSTPETWEDILDDIADRLTEICRRVDPESTDEAIENATAGDDLLPPVVRRKEKG, from the coding sequence ATGCAAGAATCACCAATCGATCGCGACCAATTAGCGGTCGAATATTTGGAACTGCTCCCCTACGAACCCTACCCCGTTCAAGAGGAGGCTTTGCTGGCGTGGTTCTCCGAGCCCCAGGGGGTCCTCGTCGCCGCACCGACCGGGACCGGCAAGACGCTGATCGCCGAGGCGGCCGTCTACGAAGCCCTGAAGACGGGCAAGCAGATGTATTATACGACGCCGCTGATCGCGTTGACCGATCAGAAGCTGGTCGAGCTGCAGGAGACGGTCGTCCGCTGGGGCTATCCCGCCGAATCGGTTGGCCTGGTCACCGGCAACCGCCGCGTCAACCCCGACGCTCCGATCCTGGTCGTCGTCGCCGAGATCCTGCTGAACCGATTGCTGAACCGCGAGGCGTTCGATTTTGCCGACGTCACCTCGGTCGTGATGGATGAATTCCACAGCTTCAACGACTCGCAGCGCGGCATCGTTTGGGAATTGACTCTCGGGATGTTGCCCGAACATGTCCGGACGCTACTGTTGAGTGCCACCGTCGGCAATTCGGTCGAGTTTGTCTCGTGGCTGTACCGATCGCACAACCGGCGGCTGCGATTGGTGCAGGGGACCGAGCGGAAGATCCCGCTGCAATACTGGTGGGTCGACGATCAATTGATCGGCGAATTTGCCGAGAAGATCACCGAGGGATCGCCCGAGGTGCGGCGGACGCCAGCGCTGATCTTCTGTTTCAATCGCGATCACTGCTGGCTGACCGCGGAACAATTAAAGGGAAAGGGCTTGGTCGACGCGGCGCAGAAGACCGAACTGGCCAATATCCTCAACGCCGAAGATCTCTCCGAGGGAGCCGGCCCGAAGATGAAGCAGATCTTGATGCGAGGCGTCGGCATCCACCACGCGGGGATCCTGCCGCGCTACCGTCGCTTGGTGGAGTCGCTGTTCCAAAAGAAGCTGTTGAGCGTTTGCGTCTGCACCGAAACGCTTTCGGCCGGGATCAACCTGCCCGCGCGATCGGTCGTGTTGCCGTCGCTGTTAAAAGGTCCCAAGGGGAAGAAGAAAGTCGTCGAACCGAGTTCGGCTCACCAGATCTTTGGCCGTGCGGGGCGTCCGCAATTCGATACCGAAGGGCACGTCTTCGCCTTGGCTCACGAAGACGATGTCAAAATCTTGCGGTGGAAAGAGAAGTACGATCAGATTCCCGAGGACACCAAAGATCCGGGGCTGATGAAAGCCAAGAAACAGCTGAAGAAGAAGATGCCCAAGCGGCGTCAGGACGAAGCCTATTGGAACCTCACTCAGTTCGAACAGCTGCAGAACGCGGCGCCCGCGAAACTGGCCAGCCGCGGGCAGATGCCGTGGCGTCTGATGGCGTATCTGTTAGGCCATTCGTCCGACATTCAACCGCTGCGAGATTTTGTCGGCCGGCGGTTGATGAACGACAAAGAGCTCAAGAATGCTCAGACGCAACTGAATCGGATGCTGGTCGTGTTGTGGTCGGCCAAATATATCGAACTGGATCCCAAGCCAGCTTACGCAAGCGCCGATGCGTCGCCAAAGAAACAAGCCAGCGACAAACAGTCGGGCGAAAAACCGGAGGCTCCCAAACCGCAGGGGCTGTTCGGCGAGATCCTGCAGCAAATGGAATCCGAACCAAAACCGGAGCCCGATGCCAAACCAGCCACTACCGACGACGACGCTCCCGATGAAGCGGCGATCGCGCGAGGCTACGACTACGAGAACTACAAACCGCTGACCGCCACGCCGACGCCGACGTTGGAGTTGTTGGTCCGGTTGCGGAGTATTCATCCGCTGTACGGCGTCTACATGGCCGATCACATGCTCAAGGCCGACACCAACGAAAAGCTGTTGGCGTTGGAAAGCGTGTTGGATATCCCCGGCAACGTCGCTCGATCGGTCCGCGTGCCAGGCAAAGATGAGCTGCCGCCGGGACCGCTAGCAACCGAAGTGCTCGATCCGCGACTGTTAAAGCTGGGACTGGCGACAGCGGAGGAACTGGGAGTTGGCGGGGATGATGAAGAGGAGGACGCCGGTCCGCGTGGGCGGAAGTATTACGACGAACCACCAGTCCGCGTATTAACGCTCGGCGACAAACTGTACCGGATGTTCCATTCCGACGTCCCGGGCGTGCACGATGTTCGCGTGAACCCGGTTTGGATCGCCGGCGAAGTCCTCGAATATGGCGACTTCAATAAATACATCCTCGCCAAGAAGCTGCAGAAGCAGGAGG